The genome window GACCCGATGTTCGGCACGCTCGCCGACTTCGACGAGCTGCTGGCGCGGGCGCACTCGCTCGGCCTGAAGGTGATCGTCGACGTCGTGCCCAACCACACCTCCGACGCGCACCCGTGGTTCGCCGAGGCGCTGGAAGCCGGGCCGGGCGACCCGGCGCGGGAGCGGTACCTGTTCCGCGACGGACGGGGTGAGAAGGGAGAGCTGCCGCCCAACGACTGGGAGTCGATCTTCGGCGGTCCGGCGTGGACCCGCGTCGCCGACGGCCAGTGGTACCTGCACCTGTTCGCCCCCGAGCAGCCCGACCTGAACTGGCGCAACCCGCAGATCCGCGCGGAGTTCCGCAAGGTGCTGGGGTTCTGGCTGGACCGCGGGGTCGACGGCTTCCGGATCGACGTCGCGCACGGCATGATCAAGCACCCCGACCTGCCCGACACCGGGCTGCACCAGCAGATCTCCCTGCTCGGCCGGGCCGAGCTGCCCTACTTCGACCAGGACGAGGTGCACGGCATCTACCGGGAGTGGCGCGAGCTGCTGGACTCCTACGAGGGCGCCCGCATCGGGGTGGCCGAGGCGTGGGCCCCCACCAGCAGCCGCCTGGCCCGCTACGTGCGCCCGGACGAGCTGCACCAGGCGTTCAACATGGCGCTGCTGGAGTCGCCGTGGTCGGCCGACGGCTTCCGCTCGGTCATCGACGACTCGCTCGCGGCCAACGACGCCGTCGGGGCCACCACGACCTGGGTGCTGGGCAACCACGACGTCAAGCGCCCGGTGACCCGCTACGGCGACGGTGAGACCGGCCTGCGCCGGGCGCGGGCGGCGGCGCTGCTCAGCTTCGCGCTGCCCGGCTCGGTCTACGTCTACCAGGGCGAGGAGCTGGGGCTTCCGGAGGTGCTGGACCTGCCGGAGGAGGTGCTGCAGGACCCGGTGTGGGAGCGCTCCGGGCGCACCGACCGGGGCCGCGACGGCTGCCGCGTCCCGATCCCGTGGGAGGGTGCCGACGCGCCGTTCGGGTTCGGCCCGGCCGGGAGCTGGCTGCCCGTCCCGCCCGGCTGGGCGCGGCTCTCGGTCGAGGCGCAGCGCGACCGCGGCGACTCGGTGCTGTCGACCTACCGCGAGGCGCTCGCGCTGCGGCGCGAGCTCGGCCCGGACGGTCTGGAGTGGATGGACGCCCCCGCGGGCGTCCTGGCCTTCCGGCGCGGCCCGGGATTCGTGTGCGCGCTGAACCTCGGCTCCGAGCCGGTGTCGCTAAACCTCCCGGGACGGCTGCTGTGCCGCAGCGACGCGGGCACCGACTGGTCCGGTGTGCTCCCCGTCGACACCGCCGTCTGGCTGGCGGGCTGACCGGCGAGTCCGGTGGGGAATGATTCACCGAAAATCCTCCCAATAGGTCTATTTCTTGCCGGAGCCGCGTGGTCACATCGATACCCCTGCACACGAGGAGGTAGTCGATGACCATCTTGCGGCGATTAGCCGTCGGCGCCGCGGCACTGGCGCTCGCGGGGCTGGGCGTGGTCGGCATCGGGCAGACGCCCGCGTCGGCCGCGCCCAACTTCCAGGTGCCCTTCGCCTGCGGTGTCACCGTCACCGCGGCCACGTTCAGCGGCCACAACCCGCCGAACTCGGTCGACTTCCAGAAGAGCGGCATCACCGGCATGCCGGTGCTCGCCTCAGCCGCGGGCAAGGTCACCAGGGTGGCCAACGAGGGCGACACCAGCTACGGGCGCTGGGTCGAGATCGACCACGGTGCCGGCTGGACCACCCGCTACGCGCACCTGAACAGCCAGACGGTCTCGGTCGGCCAGCAGGTCGCCCTCGGCGCCAAGATCGGCACCGCCGGTGCGACCGGTGGCGTGACCGGACCCCACCTGCACTTCGAACAGCGCCTCAACGGCACCGCCCAGAAGGCCAAGCTCGACGGCGTCGCGGTCCCGTACTACGGCCACACCGACTTCACCAGCAAGAACAACTGCAGCGGCAACCCCTACACGCCCACCGAGGTGTGCGGCGCCGGCTACAGCGTGATCGACCAGCAGGCGCTGGGCGGGGCGGGCACCACCTACCTGCTCTACAACGCGTCCAACTCCAACAACTGCGTTGTCACGCTGAAGTCCAGGTCGCTGGGCACGGCGTCGGCGGCCTCGGCGTTCCTGGAGGTGAAGGGGACCGCGCGGGTCACCGACAGCGGCAACTTCACCTACTACGCCGGCCCGGTGCGCAA of Saccharopolyspora erythraea contains these proteins:
- a CDS encoding glycoside hydrolase family 13 protein, translated to MLRGAGVRGTAADWWRDAVVYQVYVRSFADADGDGIGDLAGVRARLPYLVELGVDAVWLTPFYPSPMADGGYDVADYCDVDPMFGTLADFDELLARAHSLGLKVIVDVVPNHTSDAHPWFAEALEAGPGDPARERYLFRDGRGEKGELPPNDWESIFGGPAWTRVADGQWYLHLFAPEQPDLNWRNPQIRAEFRKVLGFWLDRGVDGFRIDVAHGMIKHPDLPDTGLHQQISLLGRAELPYFDQDEVHGIYREWRELLDSYEGARIGVAEAWAPTSSRLARYVRPDELHQAFNMALLESPWSADGFRSVIDDSLAANDAVGATTTWVLGNHDVKRPVTRYGDGETGLRRARAAALLSFALPGSVYVYQGEELGLPEVLDLPEEVLQDPVWERSGRTDRGRDGCRVPIPWEGADAPFGFGPAGSWLPVPPGWARLSVEAQRDRGDSVLSTYREALALRRELGPDGLEWMDAPAGVLAFRRGPGFVCALNLGSEPVSLNLPGRLLCRSDAGTDWSGVLPVDTAVWLAG
- a CDS encoding M23 family metallopeptidase; its protein translation is MTILRRLAVGAAALALAGLGVVGIGQTPASAAPNFQVPFACGVTVTAATFSGHNPPNSVDFQKSGITGMPVLASAAGKVTRVANEGDTSYGRWVEIDHGAGWTTRYAHLNSQTVSVGQQVALGAKIGTAGATGGVTGPHLHFEQRLNGTAQKAKLDGVAVPYYGHTDFTSKNNCSGNPYTPTEVCGAGYSVIDQQALGGAGTTYLLYNASNSNNCVVTLKSRSLGTASAASAFLEVKGTARVTDSGNFTYYAGPVRKVAKATCVKWGGSVGSESYTSPFEHCD